In Corynebacterium ulcerans, one genomic interval encodes:
- a CDS encoding PadR family transcriptional regulator, whose amino-acid sequence MTIRHSLLSLLAAKPRPVGELRTQFHELTQHTWPLNIGQVFQTIQRLERDGFVESLGEVEGSTGHTAQVYGITAHGRDELETWWSTPTLLSKNQRDELVIKIAMAQATNASGVGEMVQRQREAVMWELRDVVKQKMALAPQRTAARLLLERRIFNLEAESRWLDHIETLEIPAEGQPQ is encoded by the coding sequence ATGACTATTCGGCATTCGCTACTCAGCCTCCTAGCGGCTAAGCCACGGCCAGTAGGAGAGTTGCGGACACAATTTCATGAACTCACGCAACATACCTGGCCCCTCAACATCGGTCAGGTATTTCAGACAATCCAAAGGCTGGAGCGCGACGGCTTTGTCGAGTCCCTAGGAGAAGTAGAGGGCAGCACAGGACATACCGCGCAGGTATACGGCATTACCGCTCACGGGCGGGATGAATTGGAGACATGGTGGAGCACTCCCACGCTGCTTTCTAAAAATCAGCGCGATGAGCTCGTTATCAAAATTGCGATGGCTCAAGCCACCAATGCATCGGGAGTAGGAGAGATGGTGCAGCGGCAGCGGGAAGCTGTGATGTGGGAACTTCGCGACGTTGTGAAGCAAAAAATGGCGCTCGCACCGCAGCGAACCGCAGCTCGCCTCCTACTGGAGAGGCGAATATTCAATCTTGAAGCAGAGTCGAGATGGCTTGATCACATAGAGACTCTAGAGATCCCCGCAGAAGGACAACCACAATGA
- a CDS encoding ABC transporter permease yields the protein MLRYVGRRLLQMIPVFFGATLLLYALVFLMPGDPVAALGGDRGLTEATRARIEAEYNLDKPFIIQYLLYIKGIFSLDFGTTFSGRPVAEAMAHAFPVTIKLAVMALIFEAVFGICFGVIAGMRRGGIFDSTVLVMSLIVIAVPSFVIGFVFQFFVGVKWGILPVTVGSNTSVTSLLMPAIVLGALSFAYVVRLTRQSVSENLRADYVRTARAKGLSGRNVTMRHVLRNSLIPVATFLGADLGALMGGAIVTEGIFGINGVGGTMYQAILKGEPTTVVSFTTVLVIVYIIANLVVDLIYALLDPRIRYA from the coding sequence ATGTTGCGCTATGTTGGGCGCCGCTTGCTTCAAATGATCCCAGTGTTCTTTGGGGCGACACTCCTGCTCTACGCACTCGTATTCCTCATGCCGGGCGATCCCGTTGCGGCCCTCGGTGGAGACCGCGGTCTGACGGAAGCCACCCGGGCACGAATCGAGGCGGAATACAATCTAGATAAGCCATTTATCATCCAATATCTGCTGTATATCAAGGGCATCTTCTCCCTTGACTTTGGCACCACCTTCTCCGGTCGCCCTGTCGCGGAAGCCATGGCTCATGCCTTCCCTGTGACCATAAAACTTGCCGTCATGGCGCTTATCTTTGAAGCTGTCTTTGGCATTTGTTTTGGCGTGATCGCAGGAATGCGTCGCGGCGGAATCTTCGACTCCACCGTGCTCGTCATGTCGCTCATCGTCATTGCCGTTCCATCATTTGTGATTGGTTTTGTTTTCCAGTTCTTTGTCGGCGTGAAGTGGGGGATTCTTCCGGTAACCGTCGGATCGAACACGTCAGTCACATCGCTCCTCATGCCAGCCATCGTCCTAGGGGCGTTGTCCTTTGCCTATGTGGTTCGCCTCACCCGGCAATCAGTCTCAGAAAACCTGCGGGCAGATTATGTACGCACCGCGCGGGCGAAAGGCTTAAGCGGCAGAAACGTGACCATGAGGCACGTCTTGCGTAACTCGCTGATCCCCGTAGCCACCTTCCTAGGCGCTGATCTTGGAGCGCTTATGGGCGGAGCTATCGTGACCGAAGGAATCTTTGGTATCAACGGTGTTGGTGGCACCATGTACCAGGCAATTCTTAAAGGCGAGCCCACCACAGTCGTGTCCTTTACCACGGTCCTCGTGATCGTCTATATCATCGCTAACCTCGTCGTGGACCTGATCTACGCATTGCTTGACCCGAGGATCCGCTATGCATAA
- a CDS encoding peptide ABC transporter substrate-binding protein: MTLKKTLAVGMSAALAVSLAACSSDSSGSKSGKNYVLANGSEPQNPLIPANTNETGGGRIVDVIYSGLVRYDSDGKAHNEQAESITLEGDRTYKVTLKDGLKFSDGTPIKAENYVKTWNYAVANDQRNASFFELVKGFDTGVKELEGLKVIDDKTFSIELSQPVSDFPARLGYSAYFALPDVAFDDIAAFGEKPISSGPYKVAEWNHNESITLVPNEEYTGDRKAKNDGVKFTFYSSQDAAYSDLLAGNLDVLDAIPDSAFGTFKSELGERAVNQPAAVFQSFTIPQKLEHFSGEEGVLRRQAISLAINREEVTKAIFQETRTPAKDFSSPVVDGYKEGLPGSDVAKFNAAKAKELWAKADAISPFTGEFTIAYNSDGGHQSWVDAVANQIKNNLEISASGKPYPDFKSLRDEVTHRTIKGAYRTGWQGDYPLLGNFLSPIYATNASSNDGDYSNPEFDKKLNDAAAASSVEEGIKLYQEAEEILFKELPAIPLWYSNVTGGYSQNVDNVVFSWKSVPVYEQITKG, from the coding sequence ATGACGCTTAAGAAGACTCTCGCCGTTGGTATGTCCGCGGCCCTTGCTGTGAGCCTCGCTGCTTGCTCCTCGGACTCCTCTGGTAGCAAGTCCGGTAAAAACTACGTTCTGGCTAACGGCTCGGAGCCGCAGAACCCGCTGATTCCCGCAAACACCAATGAGACCGGTGGCGGACGCATCGTGGATGTTATTTACTCGGGGTTGGTTCGCTATGACTCGGATGGCAAGGCACATAATGAGCAGGCCGAGTCCATCACCCTTGAGGGGGACCGAACTTACAAGGTCACCTTGAAAGACGGACTGAAGTTCTCGGATGGAACTCCCATCAAAGCAGAGAATTACGTCAAGACCTGGAATTACGCTGTGGCCAACGATCAGCGCAATGCGTCCTTCTTTGAGCTGGTGAAGGGCTTTGACACCGGCGTAAAGGAGCTTGAAGGGCTGAAGGTTATCGATGATAAGACCTTTAGCATTGAGCTTTCCCAGCCCGTGTCGGATTTCCCTGCTCGCCTAGGCTATAGCGCGTACTTTGCGCTTCCAGATGTGGCGTTTGATGACATCGCGGCCTTTGGTGAAAAGCCCATCAGCTCCGGCCCTTACAAGGTTGCGGAGTGGAACCACAACGAGTCCATCACCCTGGTGCCCAATGAGGAGTACACCGGGGACCGTAAGGCTAAGAACGACGGCGTGAAGTTTACGTTCTATTCTTCTCAGGATGCTGCGTATTCCGACCTCCTGGCCGGTAACCTCGACGTTCTCGACGCTATTCCGGATTCTGCGTTTGGCACCTTTAAGAGCGAGCTGGGCGAGCGCGCTGTTAACCAGCCTGCTGCGGTTTTCCAGTCCTTTACTATCCCGCAGAAGCTTGAGCACTTCTCGGGTGAGGAAGGCGTGTTGCGTCGCCAAGCTATCTCCCTGGCGATTAACCGCGAAGAAGTGACCAAAGCTATCTTCCAGGAGACACGTACCCCGGCCAAGGACTTCTCATCCCCAGTTGTCGATGGATATAAGGAAGGGCTGCCCGGAAGCGATGTCGCCAAATTCAACGCTGCTAAGGCTAAGGAACTGTGGGCAAAGGCCGACGCTATCTCTCCATTTACCGGTGAGTTCACCATCGCTTACAACTCTGACGGCGGACACCAGTCGTGGGTTGATGCGGTAGCTAACCAGATCAAGAACAACCTGGAAATTTCCGCATCCGGCAAGCCATACCCAGACTTCAAGTCTTTGCGAGACGAGGTCACGCACCGCACTATCAAGGGCGCATACCGTACCGGATGGCAAGGCGACTATCCGCTTCTGGGTAACTTCCTCAGCCCGATTTACGCCACCAACGCCAGCTCCAACGACGGCGACTACTCCAACCCTGAGTTTGACAAAAAGCTTAACGACGCTGCCGCAGCTTCCTCCGTGGAAGAAGGAATCAAGCTTTACCAGGAAGCAGAAGAGATCCTGTTTAAGGAGCTTCCCGCTATTCCTCTGTGGTACTCGAATGTGACCGGTGGCTACTCGCAAAACGTAGACAACGTGGTCTTCAGTTGGAAGTCCGTTCCTGTGTACGAACAAATCACCAAGGGCTAA
- the arsC gene encoding arsenate reductase (glutaredoxin) (This arsenate reductase requires both glutathione and glutaredoxin to convert arsenate to arsenite, after which the efflux transporter formed by ArsA and ArsB can extrude the arsenite from the cell, providing resistance.) yields the protein MITIYHNSHCSKSRAALEFVQDRGHDDVQVINYLSSPPSEDTLRDLLRTAGLSPHEAIRTNEQLYQDLGLSPETSDDDLIATMVKHPRLIQRPIVSTDKGVRLARPTEVIEEIL from the coding sequence ATGATCACCATCTATCACAATTCACACTGCTCTAAGTCGCGCGCGGCGCTGGAGTTCGTGCAGGATCGAGGGCATGATGATGTGCAGGTCATTAATTACCTCTCTTCCCCTCCTAGCGAGGACACTCTTCGCGACCTCCTACGCACAGCAGGGCTAAGCCCCCACGAGGCAATACGAACAAACGAGCAGCTCTACCAAGACCTAGGCCTCTCGCCAGAAACTTCCGACGACGATCTCATTGCTACGATGGTAAAACACCCCCGGCTTATTCAACGGCCGATCGTATCCACGGATAAAGGCGTACGCCTTGCACGTCCCACGGAAGTAATAGAGGAGATTCTCTAA
- a CDS encoding FtsX-like permease family protein, with protein sequence MTSLSRRLAWRELSTHKIRSGVAIALFALPIMVICAFTNALLGISAQSYDRGRLPSTYADISNTVCSEKDKEEENWCVRDREELEKPDIERIKNLVPDIADTFTPVWQLETSVASSYGADIRLTLKTSPQAKNEPQVPARGEIALSDDALSLLGKRVGEKMKFIPWAGAQPLTLTIAERTDDHSTNVMDGVAKAVGVLNKEDINVAQFGGDSELVSARLPQGVSVEWESPRIVDQAVSQEAKGVSVHSVEHVIPSRYSSFLASYVDIEFLMFVSVGALAVILVSSIVGTVFAVAARRSIRSTGLLAAVGADPRQLRKIMLWQGALVGLLGSLLGTVAGLFLGMLLPWGIEGVYVFGFAWDIALLSVAVAVIAGLCAAMLPAIRSASMEPVQALAEGASTRIVRLRPLYFVGPALGILGLIGIVLSNPEQPIGVWAVMVVIGAIISAPATILFLAKLGRRMPLSMRLGLRDALRSISRTGPAVGAITGTMMICVFVFLSVTGPADLRTQVHVNGIRITANEAVASDSSPYEAAIRKKQAQHSAPLRVDEYASYYSSQRGRFSEINVLPPSKKVADSDSRLSLLDSFSFFNNWDKEISVYVVTPSVISMLADSELKTLDKKVIDRLEQTIAHGGAVAFNPDLVESGKINVAVKRKTTDKDGDHHELLAMAVPGAHTNAVVVSPETARSLGVEAVFRASYLVGGSELSWWEKLKPGYSGDDFANVTVTRLSALQDRFEVAVVLFLSWVLCFGLILLLVALASFETRREVTTMFSLGGEKKLIRRFSAMQGLFVALTGAVGTMVWLFALERAELIRLPVEDHPFRVFDIPWMMVAVYAVGVVFVGWLTGYAYGIKRGRDYDSLVPRR encoded by the coding sequence GTGACTTCGCTTTCTAGACGCCTGGCATGGCGCGAGCTGTCTACACACAAAATCCGATCGGGCGTAGCAATTGCTCTTTTCGCACTGCCGATCATGGTGATATGCGCTTTTACTAACGCGTTGCTGGGAATCTCGGCTCAGTCCTACGATAGGGGTCGTCTTCCTAGTACTTATGCGGACATCAGCAACACCGTCTGCTCAGAAAAAGACAAAGAAGAGGAAAACTGGTGTGTGCGAGACCGCGAGGAACTGGAAAAACCGGATATCGAGCGCATTAAGAACCTTGTTCCCGACATCGCCGATACTTTTACCCCGGTGTGGCAGCTCGAGACCTCGGTTGCTAGCTCCTATGGCGCGGATATCCGCCTTACTCTGAAGACTTCTCCGCAGGCGAAGAATGAGCCGCAGGTGCCAGCGCGCGGTGAGATCGCTCTTAGCGACGACGCCCTCTCCCTCCTAGGCAAGCGAGTAGGAGAGAAAATGAAGTTTATCCCGTGGGCAGGCGCGCAACCTTTGACTTTGACCATCGCAGAGCGAACCGATGATCACTCCACCAATGTGATGGACGGTGTGGCTAAAGCGGTGGGGGTCTTGAATAAAGAAGATATTAATGTAGCTCAGTTTGGCGGGGACTCGGAGTTGGTAAGTGCGCGGCTTCCTCAAGGAGTCTCTGTGGAGTGGGAGTCGCCGCGCATAGTGGACCAAGCCGTAAGTCAAGAGGCGAAAGGAGTCTCGGTTCATAGCGTGGAGCACGTAATCCCATCGAGATACTCGTCCTTTCTCGCTTCTTATGTAGACATTGAATTCCTTATGTTTGTGTCCGTGGGGGCGCTCGCGGTTATTTTGGTCTCGAGTATCGTCGGCACGGTTTTTGCGGTTGCCGCACGGCGATCAATTCGTTCAACTGGATTGTTGGCTGCAGTCGGTGCCGATCCCCGGCAGCTGAGGAAGATCATGCTGTGGCAGGGGGCACTCGTCGGCTTGCTGGGCTCCTTACTAGGAACGGTGGCTGGCCTATTCCTTGGGATGCTTCTTCCGTGGGGCATAGAAGGCGTGTATGTCTTCGGCTTTGCCTGGGACATTGCACTTTTGTCGGTGGCTGTAGCTGTCATTGCCGGCCTGTGTGCAGCGATGCTTCCTGCGATACGCAGCGCCTCGATGGAGCCTGTTCAAGCGCTGGCGGAGGGGGCGTCGACACGCATTGTGAGGTTGAGGCCGCTCTACTTTGTGGGGCCAGCACTTGGCATTCTGGGGTTGATAGGCATTGTGCTCTCGAATCCTGAGCAGCCTATTGGGGTATGGGCGGTGATGGTCGTTATTGGTGCGATTATATCGGCGCCGGCCACAATCCTCTTCCTAGCGAAGCTCGGTCGTCGAATGCCTCTGAGTATGCGACTCGGGCTGCGCGATGCGCTCCGAAGCATATCCAGAACAGGGCCTGCGGTTGGCGCGATCACTGGAACGATGATGATATGCGTCTTTGTATTCCTAAGTGTCACAGGTCCCGCGGATCTAAGAACGCAAGTCCATGTCAACGGGATTCGGATAACAGCTAACGAGGCAGTGGCTTCGGACTCTAGTCCTTATGAGGCTGCTATTCGGAAAAAGCAAGCACAGCATTCCGCACCATTGCGTGTCGACGAATACGCTTCTTATTACTCCTCGCAACGGGGGAGGTTCAGCGAAATTAACGTCCTCCCTCCTAGTAAGAAGGTGGCAGATTCAGACTCTAGGTTGTCGCTATTGGATTCCTTTAGCTTCTTTAACAATTGGGATAAAGAAATTTCTGTTTATGTGGTGACGCCATCAGTTATAAGCATGCTGGCCGACAGCGAGCTGAAAACTCTCGATAAAAAAGTAATCGACCGCTTAGAACAGACAATTGCTCACGGCGGGGCAGTGGCCTTTAATCCGGATCTCGTTGAATCAGGAAAAATCAATGTGGCCGTTAAAAGGAAAACGACTGACAAAGACGGCGACCATCACGAACTTCTTGCGATGGCTGTGCCAGGCGCCCATACTAACGCCGTGGTCGTCTCTCCAGAGACCGCGCGATCTTTGGGCGTAGAAGCAGTATTCCGGGCTTCTTACTTAGTGGGTGGTTCGGAGCTTAGTTGGTGGGAGAAACTAAAGCCAGGCTATTCCGGAGATGACTTTGCCAATGTCACGGTAACGAGGCTGTCGGCGTTACAAGATCGGTTTGAAGTGGCAGTAGTTTTGTTCCTGTCGTGGGTGCTGTGCTTTGGCCTCATCCTTCTCCTAGTGGCGTTGGCCAGCTTTGAGACTCGTCGTGAAGTCACCACAATGTTCTCCCTAGGAGGGGAGAAGAAGCTGATTCGACGATTCAGTGCGATGCAAGGACTATTCGTAGCCTTGACCGGCGCAGTAGGAACTATGGTTTGGCTGTTCGCGTTAGAGCGTGCAGAGCTGATCCGCTTACCTGTCGAAGATCATCCGTTCAGAGTGTTTGATATCCCTTGGATGATGGTTGCTGTCTATGCAGTAGGCGTGGTTTTTGTAGGGTGGCTAACGGGATATGCTTACGGGATAAAGCGGGGTCGTGATTATGATTCTTTAGTCCCTAGGAGATAG
- a CDS encoding ABC transporter ATP-binding protein, protein MMTQPAVLVLDNIGKIHDDGSRTTTTLDSVSLTVEAGELVAVMGPSGAGKSTLLNIAGTLDTPTRGRVLIDGCDTSGFSAKERARVRRESVGFVFQDFNLIPTLTASENVGLPLELSGMTRKACEEQAAAALEAIGLPNAGDSFPAELSGGERQRVAIARALIGDRRLLLADEPTGALDTTTGEAIMTVLRSRIDQGAAGLLVTHEPRFAAYADRTVYLRDGRLQGDQ, encoded by the coding sequence ATGATGACCCAACCGGCAGTATTAGTTCTGGATAATATCGGCAAAATTCATGATGACGGTTCTCGGACAACGACGACTCTCGATTCGGTGTCGCTTACAGTAGAAGCCGGCGAGCTCGTCGCGGTTATGGGACCATCGGGGGCGGGAAAATCGACGCTTCTTAATATTGCAGGGACCTTGGACACTCCTACTCGCGGGCGCGTGCTTATCGACGGCTGTGACACCAGCGGATTCAGCGCCAAAGAACGCGCCCGCGTGCGACGCGAATCCGTCGGCTTTGTCTTCCAGGACTTCAACCTCATTCCAACTCTTACCGCCTCCGAAAACGTGGGCCTCCCGCTTGAACTCAGCGGCATGACTAGGAAGGCGTGTGAGGAACAAGCTGCCGCAGCTTTGGAAGCCATCGGCCTTCCTAACGCGGGCGACTCCTTCCCGGCGGAGCTCTCGGGCGGCGAACGCCAACGTGTTGCCATCGCACGTGCTCTCATCGGCGATCGTCGATTATTGCTTGCCGACGAGCCCACCGGCGCCCTAGATACCACCACCGGAGAAGCCATCATGACTGTGCTGCGGTCGCGCATTGACCAAGGCGCAGCCGGCCTCCTAGTGACGCACGAGCCGAGGTTTGCCGCATACGCAGATCGCACGGTGTATTTGCGTGACGGACGATTGCAGGGGGATCAATAG
- a CDS encoding S1 family peptidase produces MRLFRRLSAVTTAVALSLGIVAPSHAVVGGTATNQPSLAYVGLGEQQCTGALVTPEWVLSARHCLGAGPSTIGVGGQVFRAVEQIPHPTADIALIKLDRPSGTAPMTLSSNNLSFGEKTIAAGWGGITHGHAQWAEATTQRRVTNVPGPDRQAVLIEQWISQGILRQGDSGGPLMEGNAVVGVLSMTSHTGTVGWYTPVAEHTEWISAISGASKPPAADAPSPLIDATAFPTVIPLPSFPLPFHSH; encoded by the coding sequence ATGCGGCTTTTTCGCCGATTATCTGCTGTCACCACCGCCGTCGCTCTCTCGCTAGGAATAGTTGCTCCTAGTCACGCAGTCGTCGGCGGCACTGCAACCAATCAACCCAGTCTCGCTTATGTGGGACTAGGAGAGCAGCAATGCACAGGCGCTCTTGTAACTCCTGAATGGGTATTGAGCGCTCGGCATTGCCTTGGCGCCGGACCATCAACTATCGGCGTCGGCGGCCAAGTCTTCCGCGCTGTCGAACAAATTCCCCACCCCACCGCAGATATCGCGTTAATCAAGCTTGATCGACCATCTGGCACAGCGCCGATGACGCTTTCCAGCAACAACCTGTCTTTTGGTGAAAAAACCATCGCTGCAGGCTGGGGCGGGATCACCCACGGCCACGCGCAGTGGGCGGAGGCTACAACACAGCGCCGTGTCACCAACGTCCCCGGCCCCGACCGCCAGGCCGTCTTAATTGAGCAATGGATCAGCCAAGGAATCCTCCGCCAAGGCGATTCCGGAGGCCCGTTGATGGAAGGCAACGCTGTGGTCGGCGTTCTCAGCATGACCAGTCACACAGGTACGGTCGGCTGGTACACGCCTGTTGCGGAGCACACCGAGTGGATTTCAGCCATAAGCGGAGCGTCCAAACCGCCCGCCGCCGACGCTCCTAGCCCGCTTATCGACGCCACCGCTTTCCCCACCGTCATTCCGCTTCCAAGTTTCCCGCTCCCCTTCCACAGCCACTAA
- a CDS encoding ABC transporter permease, producing MHNHNIFQPRPGQEHFIADVDETGLGAVDAVADESAPTSTWGEAWKYLRRRPLFWFSAALILTAVLLAVIPQMFTSTDPGFCELSKSLADPTEGHPFGFDRQGCDIYARMIYGARASVAVGVFTTLAVVIIGTVIGAAAGFFGGILDTLLSRLTDIFFAVPLVLAAIVVMQMFKQERTVMTVVVVLAMFGWTNIARITRGAVLSVKNEEFVIAARAVGASKWKILSSHILPNAAAPIIVYATVALGTFIVAEATLSFLGIGLPPNIVSWGGDIAKAQVSLRTQPMVLFYPAVALGATVLSFIMMGDVVRDALDPKSRKR from the coding sequence ATGCATAATCACAATATTTTCCAGCCCCGCCCCGGGCAGGAGCACTTCATCGCAGATGTAGATGAGACAGGTTTGGGTGCTGTCGACGCCGTCGCCGACGAGTCTGCCCCCACGTCCACATGGGGTGAAGCATGGAAATATCTGCGCCGCCGTCCACTGTTCTGGTTCTCTGCTGCGTTGATTCTTACCGCAGTGCTCCTCGCAGTCATTCCGCAGATGTTCACGTCCACGGATCCAGGCTTTTGTGAGCTCTCCAAATCTTTGGCAGATCCGACAGAAGGACATCCCTTTGGCTTTGATCGCCAAGGTTGCGATATCTATGCACGCATGATTTACGGTGCGCGGGCATCTGTCGCAGTAGGAGTGTTTACCACTCTTGCGGTAGTGATCATAGGAACCGTTATTGGAGCTGCCGCTGGTTTCTTTGGTGGCATCCTGGACACCTTGTTGTCTCGGCTTACTGATATTTTCTTTGCCGTCCCTCTCGTCCTAGCGGCGATTGTGGTTATGCAGATGTTTAAGCAGGAGCGCACAGTCATGACGGTCGTGGTGGTGCTCGCTATGTTTGGTTGGACCAACATTGCCCGTATCACTCGAGGTGCCGTGCTGTCGGTTAAAAACGAGGAATTCGTTATTGCCGCGCGTGCAGTGGGTGCATCTAAGTGGAAGATCCTGAGCAGCCATATTCTGCCTAATGCTGCGGCCCCGATTATCGTGTACGCGACGGTGGCGCTAGGAACGTTTATCGTGGCGGAGGCCACCCTCTCCTTCCTAGGCATTGGACTCCCGCCGAACATCGTCTCGTGGGGCGGAGACATTGCTAAGGCCCAAGTATCGTTGCGTACTCAGCCCATGGTGCTGTTCTATCCGGCGGTAGCGCTTGGTGCGACAGTCTTGAGCTTTATCATGATGGGCGACGTAGTCCGTGATGCCCTTGATCCGAAGTCTAGGAAGCGATAA
- a CDS encoding dipeptide ABC transporter ATP-binding protein, whose protein sequence is MSENNNAPLLEVKDLQISFTSSTGTVDAVRGVNLTIYPGQSVAIVGESGSGKSTTAMAIIGLLPGTGKVTGGQILFDGKDITKLSDKQMQAYRGSQIGLVPQDPMSNLNPVWRIGTQVKESLKANNVVPGSDMDTRVAELLEEAGLPDAHRRAKQYPHEFSGGMRQRALIGIGLAARPKLLIADEPTSALDVTVQKRILDHLGGLTQDLGTAVLFITHDLGLAAERAEHLVVMHRGRVVESGPSLQILRDPQHPYTKRLVKAAPSLASARIQSAQEHGVESSEILASEKTDSKEIIRVENLTKVFDVRGQRGKKAELRAVDDVSFSLKQGTTLALVGESGSGKSTVANMVLNLIDPTSGKVYYKGTDLSTLGKKELFAMRRKLQVVFQNPYGSLDPTYSIFRCIEEPLVVHQVGNRKEREKRVADLLDMVAMPRSAMRRYPNELSGGQRQRIAVARALALNPEIIVLDEAVSALDVLVQNQILQLLANLQSELNLSYLFITHDLAVVRQTADEVVVMQKGRVVEQGTTDDLFLSAKEEYTRNLIDSVPGLGVELGTGM, encoded by the coding sequence ATGAGTGAAAATAATAATGCGCCGCTTCTAGAGGTGAAGGACCTACAAATCTCCTTTACGTCCTCAACTGGCACTGTCGACGCCGTCCGCGGCGTCAACCTGACCATCTATCCCGGCCAGTCGGTGGCCATCGTGGGTGAATCTGGTTCGGGTAAATCCACCACTGCAATGGCAATCATTGGTCTGCTCCCCGGAACTGGAAAAGTAACGGGCGGACAAATCTTGTTTGACGGAAAAGACATTACAAAGCTTTCCGATAAACAAATGCAGGCTTACCGAGGCTCACAGATCGGCCTTGTCCCTCAAGACCCTATGAGCAACCTCAACCCTGTGTGGCGCATTGGCACGCAGGTAAAGGAATCACTGAAAGCAAATAATGTGGTCCCGGGTTCTGATATGGATACTCGCGTCGCAGAGCTTTTAGAGGAAGCAGGGCTTCCCGACGCCCACCGCCGCGCGAAACAATATCCGCACGAATTTTCCGGAGGCATGCGTCAGCGAGCTCTCATCGGTATCGGTTTGGCAGCGCGTCCCAAGCTGCTCATTGCCGACGAGCCCACCTCGGCTCTGGACGTGACGGTACAAAAGCGCATCCTAGATCACTTGGGTGGGCTCACTCAGGACTTGGGAACCGCAGTTCTCTTTATTACCCACGACCTTGGTCTGGCGGCTGAGCGTGCCGAACACCTCGTGGTGATGCACCGCGGGCGCGTCGTTGAATCCGGCCCCAGCCTTCAGATCCTCCGCGACCCGCAGCATCCATACACCAAACGGTTGGTTAAAGCTGCGCCTTCCTTAGCTTCTGCTCGCATCCAATCGGCGCAAGAGCATGGAGTGGAAAGCTCTGAGATCCTTGCTTCTGAAAAGACGGACAGTAAAGAGATCATTCGGGTAGAAAATCTCACCAAAGTTTTCGATGTTCGTGGCCAGCGTGGTAAAAAAGCCGAGCTGCGTGCTGTCGACGACGTCAGCTTCTCCCTGAAACAAGGAACGACCCTCGCGTTAGTAGGAGAGTCGGGGTCCGGCAAATCAACTGTGGCCAATATGGTCCTCAACCTTATTGACCCAACCTCAGGCAAGGTCTACTACAAAGGCACGGACCTATCTACGTTAGGGAAGAAGGAACTCTTTGCGATGCGGCGCAAGCTGCAAGTGGTGTTCCAAAACCCCTATGGCTCATTAGACCCAACGTATTCAATTTTCCGATGCATCGAAGAGCCGCTTGTTGTGCATCAGGTAGGAAATCGCAAAGAGCGAGAGAAGCGCGTGGCCGACCTCCTAGACATGGTGGCTATGCCGCGTTCAGCTATGCGACGCTATCCCAACGAACTCTCCGGCGGTCAGCGCCAACGCATCGCTGTAGCTCGCGCGCTGGCGTTAAACCCTGAGATCATCGTTTTGGATGAGGCGGTTTCGGCCCTGGACGTTCTGGTGCAGAACCAGATCCTGCAGCTGCTGGCCAATCTGCAGTCCGAACTCAATTTGAGCTATCTGTTTATCACGCACGATCTTGCCGTGGTGCGTCAAACAGCGGATGAAGTTGTGGTGATGCAAAAAGGGCGCGTGGTGGAGCAGGGGACGACTGACGACCTCTTCCTATCGGCGAAGGAAGAATATACGCGTAACCTCATTGATTCTGTTCCTGGTTTGGGCGTGGAGCTGGGCACGGGCATGTAG
- a CDS encoding DUF402 domain-containing protein, translated as MVDLHPVKKETFDPSSMTNIDPKGFQRRVDDFHSTDFGLYMARGADHPKFGYLESWLLPSLGLRANIFHFREGVDERQDFYFDVADISREDNMWVTRDLYVDLISVTGEPVKVVDIDELAAATSAGIITAEEAERAIDATLLAVEGITRYNDDPMSWLSSLGYDLEWADTVKLEPAP; from the coding sequence ATGGTTGACCTGCATCCAGTGAAAAAGGAAACCTTCGATCCATCGTCGATGACCAATATCGACCCCAAAGGTTTTCAGCGGCGCGTAGACGACTTTCACTCCACCGATTTTGGCCTGTACATGGCCCGTGGTGCTGACCATCCCAAATTCGGCTACCTAGAGTCATGGCTCCTGCCTAGCTTGGGATTGCGAGCCAATATCTTCCATTTCCGTGAAGGTGTCGACGAACGTCAGGATTTCTACTTTGATGTCGCCGATATTTCCCGAGAAGACAACATGTGGGTCACTCGCGACTTGTATGTGGACCTCATCTCCGTAACCGGGGAACCCGTCAAAGTGGTAGACATCGATGAGCTCGCAGCAGCAACCTCAGCGGGCATCATCACCGCAGAAGAAGCCGAACGTGCAATTGACGCGACCCTCCTCGCCGTCGAAGGAATAACCCGCTACAACGACGATCCCATGAGCTGGCTCTCCTCCCTAGGCTACGACCTAGAATGGGCCGACACCGTCAAACTGGAGCCCGCACCATGA